The Lolium perenne isolate Kyuss_39 chromosome 6, Kyuss_2.0, whole genome shotgun sequence genome segment CCTCAGCCAACATCAAAATTGAAAATACTTCACAATTAACATTCATCAAGCTCGACAGCGCAAGGAAGCACCGGCCTACCATGGGAGCAGTTCTTGCCGTGGCGCCGAATCGGCCATGGCACGCGGAATCGTTTGGCCTGTAAGCCTCCACCTGAACCCAATGTAAACAATAAATTTAAAATTGGCACAACTTGGCCAACTACTACTTTGCTAACTTTAAGAAGGATGAAAATGGTGCTAAACTCGGGTGTTGATTGAAATAAACGAATGTATGTTAGTAGAATTTCACAATATGATGCTAGTACATTTAGCTGTCAAAGGAAGAAATATGCTAAAATGGGCAACAAAAACATGATCCTGATGCTAGCTGTAGTAGTGTATAAGCTTGATCAAACAAAATGAGGCATTTTTCAAGTACAAATATCTCTCCTCCCAAAGAATCAAAAGCACAACCACCTCGGTGATGCGGAGGACGACTTGGTCGCGGCGCAGGAGCTTGCCGAGGAGGCGTGGGGCGAGGTCGAGCGCGTCCACCTCGAAGAACTCGCGAGGCAACGGAATACTTCCAAGCGACTGCGCGGGCACCACCAGCGTTGCGGGGAGCAATGGCGTGGCCCTGGCCGCCACGGACGCCCGCGCAGCCTCGGCCTCTCCGGCGGCAACGTTAATGGCGAGGCGGCGGCTGTGGGGCTGCAGTTTCTTCCTGGGGGAGGTTCGCTTGAAGCGTGGGGGCGTGGCCGCGCCGGGGGTGGTCATCGGCGACGACGGGTCTCCGGCGGCCGGTGACCTGCAGCTAGCGGCGGCGTGGGGGATGGAACGGAGGGGTCTCATCCAATGTCAACTGTGAATCCCAGCGGCAAAGGTCACGCCTCCCGGTTTGAGATGGTCAGGACTAAACAAGAAGGAAGATTCGAGTCTCTTCCTTTTAAAAAAAGTTTatgctttttttaaaaaaatatttcaTATCGTTAATGGTGATCATTGGTCTGTTTGCACTGCAAATCAAACTGTCAACTGAACGCTACAAAATGTCAACTGGCACATTGAACTTTTCATAATGAGACGTCACGCATAAATTTTGCCACATCTGAAATTGTCTGGTACTCCATCATCACATCACTCGTTTCTAGAGGACTTTGAGAATGAAACCTCGTGAAATCAATGAACCGGTAGATGGTTCGATCATTTTGCATTCTTCCCATGGCAGTAGGATAGCGACACTGAAGTATCGGGAAGGGAAA includes the following:
- the LOC127306031 gene encoding DNA-3-methyladenine glycosylase, with amino-acid sequence MRPLRSIPHAAASCRSPAAGDPSSPMTTPGAATPPRFKRTSPRKKLQPHSRRLAINVAAGEAEAARASVAARATPLLPATLVVPAQSLGSIPLPREFFEVDALDLAPRLLGKLLRRDQVVLRITEVEAYRPNDSACHGRFGATARTAPMFGPGGHAYVYLCYGLHMMLNVVADKEGVGAAVLIRSCAPVSGLDIIQQRRGQQTEKPILLTGPGKVGQALGLSTDWSNHPLYTPGGLEVLDGPEPENILVGPRVGIDYASSEHVTAPWRFAIAGTPWISAPKNTLRPR